One genomic region from Thalassotalea sp. PS06 encodes:
- the megL gene encoding methionine gamma-lyase — MKNKFKHLETAAIHAGKVKDEQYGSLTTPIYQTSTFVFDSAEQGGERFAGEASGYIYSRLGNPTVRQLEQKVAQLEGMEDAAATATGMGAVSAALLTNLSAGDHLIASKALYGCSYSLIRHQLTRFGIDVTFVDMRVPGSIEKAVRANTKVIFAETPINPTLDVINLDMLGKVAKQHQLISIVDNTFLSPILQQPAKFGIDIVIHSATKYLNGHGDVVAGIVCGSKTMIEQIKLTVLKDIGATISPHDAWLILRGLKTLPIRVKQHCESAQVVAEYLQSHPKVKHVYYPGLSSHPGNPYMGTQMLGAGGVIGFEIKGGIEDGKKLINSTQLFSIAVSLGDAESLIQHPASMTHSPYSEEERLEAGISNGLIRIAVGLEHVDDIIADLKHALSVIPEPKDTVGSQTIADCA, encoded by the coding sequence ATGAAAAATAAGTTTAAGCATTTAGAAACCGCTGCAATTCATGCAGGCAAAGTTAAAGACGAACAGTATGGTTCGCTCACCACGCCTATCTATCAGACATCAACGTTCGTTTTCGACAGCGCTGAACAAGGTGGTGAACGCTTTGCTGGAGAGGCTTCGGGGTATATTTATTCGCGTCTGGGTAATCCAACAGTCAGACAGTTAGAACAGAAAGTAGCGCAGCTTGAAGGTATGGAAGATGCTGCGGCCACGGCAACCGGTATGGGCGCAGTATCTGCGGCGTTACTAACGAATCTGTCAGCGGGTGATCATTTAATCGCTTCAAAAGCCCTATACGGATGCAGCTACTCGTTGATTCGTCACCAGCTTACGCGTTTTGGCATTGATGTAACGTTTGTGGATATGAGAGTTCCTGGCAGCATAGAAAAAGCTGTTCGGGCTAACACTAAAGTCATATTTGCCGAAACGCCGATTAATCCCACTCTCGATGTAATTAATTTGGATATGCTAGGCAAAGTAGCTAAACAACATCAGCTAATATCCATTGTCGATAACACTTTCTTAAGCCCTATTTTGCAACAGCCGGCAAAATTTGGCATCGACATTGTTATCCATAGCGCAACTAAATATTTAAATGGGCACGGTGACGTTGTTGCAGGTATCGTTTGCGGTAGCAAAACCATGATTGAACAAATCAAGCTGACCGTTTTAAAAGACATCGGTGCTACCATCAGCCCACACGATGCCTGGTTAATTCTTCGCGGTCTGAAAACATTGCCAATTCGGGTTAAACAACATTGCGAATCCGCGCAAGTCGTTGCTGAGTACCTGCAATCTCACCCTAAAGTAAAACACGTCTATTATCCCGGTCTTAGCAGCCACCCCGGCAATCCTTACATGGGAACACAAATGCTTGGCGCTGGCGGAGTGATAGGGTTTGAGATAAAAGGTGGAATAGAAGATGGCAAGAAACTCATCAATTCGACCCAGCTGTTCTCCATTGCCGTTAGCCTCGGTGATGCCGAATCGTTGATTCAGCATCCTGCTTCGATGACGCATTCTCCTTACTCTGAGGAAGAGCGACTGGAGGCCGGCATCAGCAATGGTTTAATTCGAATTGCCGTAGGTCTGGAACACGTCGACGATATCATCGCCGATTTAAAACACGCCCTATCCGTAATCCCAGAACCAAAAGACACCGTCGGCTCACAAACCATCGCCGATTGCGCATAA
- a CDS encoding RluA family pseudouridine synthase, with product MSQPEVIELHHRVSADNVTAIDILTAVTMLSAGKVKQAMQKGCVWLTVGKKTNRLRRANRTLTKGQTLHLYYNPDILSQQVTPAVLIEDGGDYSVWYKPYGMLSQGSKWSDHTTITRFAEQHLEPQRPCFLVHRLDRATSGLMVIAHSKGTVRKLTAAFENRQTGKRYMAIVCGDARALQDYKIDNELDGKNAISRVTCLEFNQELGRSKVEVAIETGRKHQIRRHLSELGFPIVGDRLYSKPEDGWQLEEDLQLCSVYLSFPSPIDETLLQFVLPIEYQI from the coding sequence ATGAGCCAGCCTGAGGTAATAGAACTGCATCATCGAGTATCAGCAGATAATGTAACCGCGATTGATATCTTGACTGCAGTAACGATGTTGTCGGCAGGGAAGGTAAAACAAGCGATGCAAAAAGGTTGTGTCTGGTTGACCGTAGGTAAAAAGACCAATCGATTGCGACGCGCTAATCGAACCTTAACAAAAGGTCAAACACTGCATCTTTATTACAATCCAGACATTCTTTCGCAACAGGTAACGCCCGCGGTTCTGATTGAAGATGGCGGCGATTACAGCGTTTGGTATAAGCCCTATGGCATGTTGTCTCAAGGCTCTAAATGGAGCGATCACACCACCATTACCCGATTTGCTGAGCAGCATTTAGAGCCACAGCGCCCTTGTTTTCTTGTGCATCGCCTGGATAGAGCAACATCCGGTCTGATGGTTATTGCGCACAGTAAAGGTACGGTTCGCAAGCTGACGGCAGCCTTTGAAAATCGCCAAACCGGTAAACGATACATGGCCATTGTCTGTGGTGATGCGAGGGCTTTACAAGATTATAAAATTGACAATGAACTCGATGGTAAAAATGCGATTAGCCGTGTAACTTGTCTCGAATTCAACCAAGAGCTTGGGCGCAGTAAAGTGGAAGTTGCGATTGAAACCGGCAGAAAGCATCAGATTCGCCGTCATCTATCTGAGCTTGGTTTTCCTATTGTCGGTGATCGCCTGTACTCTAAACCTGAAGACGGCTGGCAGTTAGAAGAAGATCTACAACTTTGCTCCGTCTACCTTTCCTTCCCATCCCCAATCGATGAAACGCTTCTGCAATTTGTTCTTCCAATCGAATATCAGATTTAA
- a CDS encoding electron transfer flavoprotein-ubiquinone oxidoreductase, producing the protein MDFDVVIVGAGPSGLSAAIKLMQQAQEKDQELMVCVVEKGSEVGAHILSGAVFEPRSLAELFPNYEELGAPVTTKVTGDDIYYLTGEEKGTKLPGFATPKTMHNEGNYIVSMGNMCRWLAEQAEALGVEIFPGFPAQQVIYEDGKVAGVITQDMGLDVDGNPKDSYMPGMELRAKYTIFAEGCRGHLGKELIAKFALDEGKSPQHYGIGFKEIWDIDPEKHQEGLVVHSAGWPLTSDTTGGGYLYHAENNQVFVGLIIDLNYSNPHLSPFDEFQRMKHHPIYKQYLEGGKRVSYGARALAKGGYNSLVKMTMPGGLLVGCDAGTINYAKIKGNHTAMKSGILAAETIFEAISGGDEGGSDLTAFADKFESSWLYDELYNTRNFGPAMHKLGTFMGGAYNTLDQNFFGGKLPFNFQDETLDYAQLKLANEAPMINYPKPDGELSFDKLSSVFLSNTNHEEEQPCHLKLKDPEIPITVNWPKYGEPAQRYCPAGVYEVEESDEGAKFVINSQNCIHCKTCDIKDPSQNITWVTPEGTGGPNYPNM; encoded by the coding sequence ATGGACTTTGATGTCGTTATTGTAGGGGCCGGACCGTCCGGTTTATCAGCAGCAATAAAATTGATGCAACAAGCCCAGGAAAAAGATCAGGAATTGATGGTCTGTGTGGTTGAGAAAGGCTCGGAAGTGGGCGCGCATATTTTATCTGGTGCTGTGTTTGAACCTCGTTCGCTCGCCGAATTATTTCCAAACTATGAAGAGCTGGGTGCGCCGGTAACTACCAAAGTTACCGGTGATGATATTTATTACCTAACCGGTGAAGAAAAAGGTACTAAGCTACCAGGCTTTGCAACACCGAAAACCATGCACAATGAAGGTAATTATATTGTCTCGATGGGCAACATGTGTCGCTGGCTAGCCGAGCAGGCCGAAGCTTTAGGTGTGGAAATTTTCCCGGGTTTCCCAGCACAACAAGTGATTTACGAAGACGGCAAAGTCGCCGGTGTGATCACCCAGGATATGGGCCTGGACGTTGACGGCAACCCGAAAGATTCTTACATGCCGGGGATGGAGCTAAGAGCCAAATATACGATTTTTGCCGAAGGCTGTCGTGGTCATTTGGGCAAAGAGTTAATCGCTAAATTCGCTTTAGACGAAGGCAAGTCGCCGCAGCATTACGGTATTGGTTTTAAAGAAATCTGGGATATTGACCCGGAAAAACATCAGGAAGGCCTGGTGGTCCACAGTGCCGGTTGGCCGTTAACGAGTGATACTACCGGTGGTGGTTATCTTTATCATGCTGAAAACAACCAGGTATTTGTTGGGTTGATTATCGATTTAAATTATTCGAACCCGCACTTAAGCCCGTTTGATGAATTTCAACGCATGAAACATCATCCAATCTATAAACAGTACCTGGAAGGCGGCAAGCGTGTTTCCTACGGCGCCAGGGCTTTGGCCAAAGGCGGTTATAATTCCTTGGTTAAAATGACCATGCCGGGTGGTCTGTTAGTTGGTTGCGATGCTGGTACCATTAATTACGCCAAAATCAAAGGTAATCATACGGCAATGAAGTCGGGCATTTTGGCTGCGGAAACTATCTTTGAAGCTATCTCCGGCGGTGATGAAGGTGGTAGTGATTTAACCGCATTTGCAGACAAATTTGAGTCGTCCTGGTTGTATGATGAGTTATACAACACTCGTAACTTTGGTCCGGCAATGCACAAGCTCGGTACCTTTATGGGGGGGGCCTATAACACGCTCGATCAAAACTTCTTCGGCGGTAAATTGCCATTTAACTTCCAAGATGAAACGTTAGATTACGCTCAGCTCAAACTGGCAAACGAAGCGCCAATGATTAACTATCCAAAACCGGATGGTGAATTGAGCTTTGACAAACTGAGTTCGGTATTTTTATCCAATACCAACCATGAAGAAGAGCAACCGTGTCACTTAAAACTTAAAGACCCGGAAATCCCAATTACCGTCAACTGGCCAAAATACGGTGAGCCAGCACAGCGTTATTGTCCGGCAGGGGTTTATGAAGTAGAAGAAAGTGATGAAGGTGCAAAATTTGTGATCAACTCACAAAACTGCATTCACTGTAAAACCTGTGATATCAAAGACCCGAGCCAGAACATTACCTGGGTTACCCCAGAAGGGACCGGTGGTCCGAATTACCCGAATATGTAA
- a CDS encoding sigma 54-interacting transcriptional regulator, producing MRLTVESEDRVGITQEILAKVAVLKVNLIAMEVTRYHTYLHLDTVSSALITQLLSIAGVNQVYEIDLLPGERTAKQLEAMLAKIPEPILDIDRNGQILMANRSAQQAWKSFSGNTEQSPLIGSMISNCVEQKLRVFLTEQSVTQEITFSGIQYFCDITPVKVGGKVQGAILVLRSLTDVGRHLAATQTNERGGFDTIIGKSVKLMQALEQARKFANLELPVLIQGETGTGKELLARAIHDNSGRTRKPFLAINCASLAEHLLESELFGYAAGAFTGAKSGGKPGLFELADGGTVFLDEIAEMSVYLQAKLLRFLQDYRFRRVGGLKEKHVDVRIISATHENLSALVESKSFREDLFYRLNVLNLSLPGLRERQSDIPLLVEHFVKNAATQINLPVPEIAPGVQQQLLNYRWPGNVRQLQNTLFRAVALAEDGLVNQLELDGDIPQPTLSTNEMVVGIGETKASAENTSLKGRSESDFDNLGQAHRVFEKQLFERMLPLYPSTRKLAERLGVSHNTIALKLRQHGLSTKR from the coding sequence ATGCGTTTAACGGTTGAATCAGAAGATAGAGTCGGAATAACCCAGGAAATCCTGGCGAAAGTTGCTGTGCTTAAAGTGAACCTCATTGCAATGGAGGTGACGCGTTATCATACGTATCTGCATCTTGATACGGTAAGCTCAGCTCTGATAACCCAATTATTATCGATAGCCGGGGTAAACCAGGTTTACGAGATCGATTTATTGCCCGGTGAACGGACCGCGAAACAATTAGAAGCCATGTTGGCGAAAATACCAGAGCCGATTTTAGATATAGATCGCAATGGCCAGATACTGATGGCGAATCGCTCGGCGCAGCAAGCCTGGAAAAGCTTTTCTGGTAATACCGAGCAATCACCACTAATTGGCTCGATGATTTCAAACTGCGTTGAGCAGAAATTGCGGGTATTTTTAACCGAGCAATCGGTTACTCAGGAAATTACTTTTTCCGGCATTCAATATTTCTGCGACATTACTCCAGTTAAAGTTGGGGGAAAGGTTCAGGGGGCAATTTTAGTACTTCGGTCATTGACCGATGTAGGGCGCCACCTGGCGGCAACGCAAACCAATGAACGGGGGGGATTTGATACCATTATCGGAAAATCTGTGAAACTTATGCAGGCGCTGGAACAAGCGCGCAAATTTGCGAATTTAGAGCTTCCTGTTTTGATTCAGGGAGAAACTGGTACCGGCAAAGAGCTGTTAGCGCGAGCGATTCATGACAACAGTGGGCGAACGCGTAAGCCATTTTTGGCGATTAACTGTGCGTCTCTTGCCGAGCATTTATTGGAAAGTGAATTATTTGGTTACGCCGCGGGGGCGTTTACTGGCGCCAAGAGTGGCGGTAAACCCGGGCTATTCGAGCTTGCCGATGGTGGCACGGTATTTCTAGATGAAATCGCGGAAATGTCGGTCTACTTGCAAGCCAAGTTGTTACGTTTTTTACAGGACTATCGTTTTCGACGCGTCGGCGGCCTAAAGGAAAAGCATGTCGATGTGCGGATCATCAGTGCTACCCATGAAAATTTATCGGCGTTGGTGGAGAGTAAATCCTTTCGTGAAGATTTGTTTTACCGCTTAAATGTCTTGAATCTTTCACTGCCAGGTCTTCGTGAACGCCAGAGCGATATTCCGTTGCTGGTCGAACATTTTGTAAAAAATGCCGCAACTCAGATAAATCTACCTGTTCCTGAAATCGCCCCAGGAGTCCAACAACAACTGCTAAATTATCGATGGCCAGGAAATGTTCGTCAGTTGCAAAACACCTTGTTCCGGGCGGTAGCTCTGGCTGAGGATGGGCTAGTTAATCAATTGGAGTTGGATGGAGATATTCCACAGCCGACACTTTCCACTAACGAGATGGTTGTAGGCATTGGTGAGACTAAAGCAAGCGCAGAAAACACTTCGCTAAAAGGTAGGAGCGAATCGGATTTCGATAACCTTGGACAGGCTCATCGTGTTTTTGAAAAACAGCTATTTGAACGCATGCTGCCACTGTATCCAAGCACGCGAAAACTGGCAGAACGACTTGGTGTGTCGCACAACACCATTGCGCTTAAATTAAGGCAACACGGGTTATCGACGAAACGATGA
- a CDS encoding electron transfer flavoprotein subunit alpha/FixB family protein yields MAILVIAEHDNNSLKAETLKTLSAAQQLGSDIDVLVAGSDCQAVAEQAAKANGVRKVLVADNAAYAEQLAENVSLLVNEISGDYDYLLGCATTTGKNFMPRVAALLDVAQISDIIGVESADTFVRPIYAGNAIATVQSLDSKKVITVRATAFDAVATDGDAAIEALGQATDAGISSHVKDEFTESERPDLGAASVVISGGRGMQNGDNFQLLEGIADKLGAAIGASRAAVDAGFVPNDMQVGQTGKIVAPDLYIAVGISGAIQHLAGMKDSKVIVAINKDAEAPIFQVADYGLVADLFEVLPELEGKL; encoded by the coding sequence ATGGCTATATTAGTAATTGCAGAACATGATAATAACAGCCTGAAAGCTGAAACGCTGAAAACGTTAAGCGCGGCGCAACAACTTGGCAGCGATATCGACGTATTAGTTGCAGGTAGCGATTGCCAGGCCGTTGCCGAGCAGGCAGCAAAAGCCAACGGCGTACGCAAAGTACTCGTGGCAGACAATGCCGCTTACGCAGAACAACTGGCAGAAAACGTAAGCTTGTTAGTAAACGAAATCAGCGGTGATTACGACTACCTTCTAGGCTGTGCAACTACCACTGGTAAAAACTTCATGCCACGAGTGGCAGCGCTTTTAGATGTCGCGCAAATCTCTGACATCATCGGCGTAGAATCGGCTGATACCTTTGTTCGTCCAATTTACGCGGGTAATGCCATTGCTACCGTGCAAAGCCTGGATAGCAAAAAGGTTATCACCGTTCGTGCAACAGCATTCGATGCGGTTGCAACCGATGGCGATGCCGCAATTGAAGCGTTAGGCCAGGCAACTGATGCCGGTATCTCCAGCCACGTTAAAGATGAATTCACAGAATCTGAACGCCCTGATTTAGGCGCTGCTTCTGTCGTTATCTCTGGTGGCCGTGGTATGCAAAACGGTGACAACTTCCAGCTACTTGAAGGTATCGCCGATAAGCTAGGCGCTGCGATTGGTGCATCTCGTGCCGCCGTTGATGCTGGCTTCGTACCAAACGATATGCAGGTTGGTCAAACCGGTAAAATCGTGGCTCCTGATTTGTACATTGCAGTGGGTATTTCCGGCGCGATTCAACACCTTGCTGGTATGAAAGATTCCAAAGTCATCGTTGCTATCAACAAAGACGCTGAAGCACCTATCTTCCAGGTTGCTGACTACGGTTTAGTTGCCGACTTATTTGAAGTACTGCCTGAGCTGGAAGGCAAGCTATAA
- the msrP gene encoding protein-methionine-sulfoxide reductase catalytic subunit MsrP has translation MFIKRDNKFKVFENGRTRNLTEADVTDESVYQGRRKLLKGMGYVGASGLLWANGINPSGVVTQAQAATFKTKALDVVKTNANSVDETLTPEAKVISHNNFYEFGAQKHEPAENAQEFKVDPWQLEVTGEVEKPFTLDFDQLFSMFDLEERIYRLRCVEAWSMVIPWLGFELGKLIKKAQPTSKAKYVAFKTLYDPEQMPGQRSRFLGGGIDYPYVEGLRIDEAMNSLSLLSVGLYGKTLPPQNGAPIRLVVPWKYGFKSIKSIVEIKLTEKMPPTTWNILAPNEYGFYANVNPEVDHPRWSQASERRITTGGLFTRNRIETQMFNGYGEQVSELYRGMDLRKYY, from the coding sequence ATGTTCATAAAGCGCGATAACAAATTTAAGGTTTTCGAAAACGGTCGCACCCGGAACCTGACAGAAGCGGATGTGACTGATGAGTCGGTGTATCAGGGACGTCGAAAGCTTCTCAAGGGCATGGGTTATGTTGGCGCCAGTGGTTTGTTGTGGGCAAACGGTATCAACCCTTCAGGTGTTGTAACTCAGGCACAGGCGGCAACCTTTAAAACCAAAGCGTTGGATGTGGTTAAAACCAATGCTAACAGCGTCGATGAAACCCTCACTCCTGAGGCGAAAGTGATAAGCCATAATAACTTCTACGAGTTTGGCGCACAGAAACATGAACCCGCGGAAAATGCCCAGGAGTTTAAAGTTGACCCATGGCAGCTAGAAGTAACCGGGGAGGTTGAAAAACCCTTTACGCTCGATTTCGACCAGCTGTTTAGTATGTTCGATTTAGAAGAGCGAATCTATCGGTTGCGTTGTGTCGAGGCATGGTCGATGGTTATTCCCTGGCTCGGTTTTGAGCTGGGCAAATTGATTAAAAAAGCGCAACCTACCAGCAAAGCTAAATATGTAGCGTTTAAAACCTTATACGATCCCGAACAAATGCCCGGTCAGCGCAGCCGATTTTTAGGGGGCGGCATTGATTATCCTTATGTGGAGGGCTTGAGAATCGATGAGGCGATGAACTCGTTATCACTGCTGTCTGTGGGCTTGTATGGTAAAACCTTACCGCCGCAAAATGGTGCTCCAATTCGTTTGGTGGTACCGTGGAAATATGGCTTTAAAAGCATTAAATCCATTGTTGAGATCAAGCTAACAGAAAAAATGCCGCCGACCACCTGGAATATCCTTGCCCCTAATGAATACGGCTTTTATGCCAATGTAAATCCTGAAGTTGATCATCCGCGCTGGAGCCAGGCGAGTGAAAGAAGGATCACCACTGGTGGTTTGTTCACCCGTAATCGTATCGAAACTCAGATGTTTAACGGTTATGGCGAACAGGTATCAGAACTATATCGTGGCATGGATTTGAGAAAATATTACTAG
- a CDS encoding electron transfer flavoprotein subunit beta/FixA family protein, giving the protein MKILVPIKRVIDYNVKVRVKADNSNVDLTNTKMAINPFCEIAVEEAVRLKEKGVATEIVAVSIGDKSCQEQLRTALALGADRAIQVEADGELDALNIAKLLQKVVEEEQPQIVLMGKQAIDSDNNQTGQMLAALTGLAQGTFASEVVVDGDKVSVTREVDGGLQTLSLNLPAIITTDLRLNEPRYASLPNIMKAKRKPLDVKSAADFGIDLSPRTKLLKVTPPAQREAGIVVETVDELVEKLKNEAKVI; this is encoded by the coding sequence ATGAAAATTTTAGTGCCAATCAAACGAGTGATTGACTACAACGTTAAGGTTAGGGTGAAAGCCGATAACAGTAACGTTGATCTAACCAATACCAAAATGGCGATCAACCCATTTTGTGAAATTGCCGTAGAAGAAGCGGTTCGCTTAAAAGAGAAAGGCGTGGCGACAGAAATCGTTGCAGTATCCATTGGCGACAAGAGCTGTCAGGAACAATTACGCACCGCATTAGCACTTGGTGCTGACCGTGCAATCCAGGTTGAAGCCGACGGTGAACTGGACGCGTTGAACATTGCCAAGTTACTACAAAAGGTTGTTGAAGAAGAGCAGCCGCAAATCGTATTAATGGGTAAGCAGGCAATCGATAGCGATAACAATCAGACTGGTCAGATGCTTGCTGCACTAACTGGGTTAGCGCAAGGTACTTTCGCTTCAGAAGTCGTTGTTGATGGCGATAAAGTGTCGGTTACCCGTGAGGTTGACGGAGGTTTGCAAACCCTAAGTTTGAACCTACCTGCAATTATCACTACCGACTTACGTCTGAACGAACCTCGTTATGCATCTTTGCCTAACATTATGAAAGCAAAACGTAAGCCTCTAGATGTAAAATCTGCTGCGGATTTCGGTATCGATTTATCGCCTCGTACTAAATTGTTAAAGGTTACGCCGCCAGCACAGCGTGAAGCCGGTATCGTCGTAGAAACGGTCGATGAGTTAGTCGAAAAATTAAAAAATGAAGCGAAGGTGATCTAA
- a CDS encoding class I SAM-dependent methyltransferase, which yields MNLSYQGIFEQRGKLYQQAMNRCPHARDEEFANLLKQLPANRSQVIADLPAGGGYLSHYLSEQDISYTAIETSQTFFDFCHESDSHHKVLCPLNKISLADQSQDLLYSLAGMHHTFDRFPVYREIYRVLRPGGKAVIADVPEGCKVDKFLNKFVDKFNSLGHQGMFLNRQDLQAMEATGLIIQSQVKEDYYWHFDSIEDMANYCQLLFGLDLANLDEIVSGIDKYLGYRLIDGEILMNWSLLFITVQRPKASNSSDKVTRFKTFGHDHF from the coding sequence ATGAACCTTTCGTATCAAGGGATATTTGAGCAGCGCGGTAAACTCTATCAACAGGCAATGAATCGTTGCCCGCATGCCCGTGATGAAGAGTTTGCAAATTTATTGAAACAATTGCCAGCAAATCGTTCTCAGGTCATTGCCGACCTACCAGCAGGTGGTGGTTACCTGAGCCATTACTTATCCGAGCAGGATATTTCCTACACCGCCATTGAAACCAGCCAGACATTTTTCGACTTTTGTCATGAATCGGATAGCCACCATAAAGTATTGTGTCCATTAAATAAGATTTCTTTGGCTGATCAAAGTCAGGATCTACTATATTCGCTCGCAGGAATGCACCACACATTCGATAGGTTTCCGGTTTATCGGGAAATCTATCGTGTTTTAAGGCCCGGAGGAAAGGCAGTTATTGCCGACGTTCCCGAAGGCTGCAAAGTCGATAAGTTTTTAAACAAGTTCGTTGATAAGTTTAATTCGCTCGGACATCAGGGGATGTTTCTGAATCGCCAGGATCTTCAGGCGATGGAAGCTACCGGATTAATTATCCAATCCCAGGTAAAGGAAGATTACTACTGGCATTTTGATAGTATCGAAGACATGGCAAATTATTGTCAGCTGCTATTTGGCCTGGATTTGGCCAACTTAGATGAAATCGTTTCAGGCATTGATAAATACCTTGGTTATCGTCTGATTGACGGTGAAATTCTAATGAACTGGTCCTTACTTTTCATTACCGTGCAACGCCCTAAAGCATCGAATTCATCAGACAAAGTGACACGTTTCAAGACATTCGGTCATGATCATTTCTGA
- a CDS encoding translation initiation factor, which yields MRDQLSKLVFSTDGGRIKDEPQEPEVTPSDGFARVRRETKGRKGKGVVTITGLGLAPKELKALAKTLKQKCGTGGTVIDETIEIQGDKRDIIKAELEKAGFKVKFIGG from the coding sequence ATGCGCGATCAATTATCAAAATTAGTCTTCTCTACCGATGGTGGCCGTATCAAAGACGAACCGCAGGAGCCAGAAGTCACTCCCTCTGACGGATTTGCCAGAGTCAGACGTGAAACTAAGGGCCGAAAAGGTAAAGGCGTCGTCACTATTACCGGCTTAGGATTAGCACCCAAAGAGCTGAAAGCATTGGCTAAAACCTTAAAGCAAAAATGTGGCACCGGCGGTACCGTTATCGATGAAACCATCGAAATTCAGGGCGATAAGCGCGATATCATCAAAGCTGAATTAGAAAAAGCCGGCTTTAAAGTAAAGTTCATCGGTGGCTAG
- the msrQ gene encoding protein-methionine-sulfoxide reductase heme-binding subunit MsrQ, which produces MQSFRPSNATIVALKTVVHLTALVWVGYYYFLAINDQLGSDPVKGIIHFTGMSALNMLLIALAISPLAKRFKLPWLLRFRRLLGLYAFFFACLHLLNFIFFELQFDMALFVDEVIERPYISLGMAAFAVLLALAITSFKYLQRKMGPKWQKLHNYVYLATVLVVIHFYWSVKSDIIEPSVYVLILVGLLMLRRKKLLPGVFGRRANR; this is translated from the coding sequence ATGCAAAGTTTCAGACCGTCTAATGCGACCATCGTTGCGCTAAAAACTGTCGTCCATCTCACCGCATTAGTGTGGGTGGGGTACTACTATTTTCTCGCCATTAATGATCAGTTAGGTAGTGACCCGGTAAAAGGTATTATTCATTTTACTGGGATGTCGGCTCTGAACATGTTGCTAATTGCGCTTGCCATAAGTCCCTTGGCCAAACGCTTTAAATTGCCCTGGTTATTGCGGTTTCGACGCTTGCTTGGGCTCTATGCATTTTTCTTTGCTTGCCTGCACTTGCTCAACTTTATCTTTTTTGAATTACAGTTCGATATGGCGTTATTCGTCGATGAAGTGATTGAACGTCCTTATATCAGTCTTGGCATGGCTGCTTTTGCGGTATTGCTGGCGCTGGCAATAACCTCTTTTAAATATCTGCAACGCAAGATGGGCCCTAAATGGCAAAAACTACATAACTATGTTTACTTGGCAACGGTTCTGGTGGTGATACATTTTTACTGGTCGGTTAAATCTGACATTATCGAGCCTTCGGTTTATGTCTTAATTCTTGTGGGCTTATTAATGCTACGTCGTAAAAAACTACTCCCAGGTGTATTCGGGCGGCGGGCGAATCGTTAA
- a CDS encoding fumarylacetoacetate hydrolase family protein produces MQSILCNNRSICPSKIVCIGRNYVEHIEELGNSIPDEMVVFLKPNSAIRQQLRAVHQEPLHFEAELAFVYQQGRFSAVAAGLDLTKRGLQSKLKEKGLPWERAKAFDGSALFSEFVEIDSVDDLSIELDIDGQRRQQGSVAMMMYSPAFILEQLREFITLEDGDIVMTGTPKGVGEVVAGSVFEARVKQDGKLLTSQKWQAQ; encoded by the coding sequence ATGCAATCCATTTTGTGCAATAACAGGTCCATTTGTCCGTCAAAAATCGTCTGTATTGGGCGTAATTATGTTGAGCATATCGAGGAGTTAGGTAATTCGATTCCAGATGAAATGGTGGTGTTTTTAAAGCCAAACTCAGCGATAAGGCAGCAACTGCGAGCGGTGCATCAAGAGCCCCTGCATTTTGAAGCAGAATTAGCTTTTGTTTATCAGCAAGGCCGTTTTAGCGCAGTAGCAGCCGGGTTAGACCTCACCAAACGAGGTCTGCAAAGCAAACTAAAAGAGAAAGGTCTGCCATGGGAGCGGGCAAAAGCTTTTGACGGTTCGGCGCTGTTTAGTGAATTTGTCGAAATTGACTCGGTTGACGATTTATCAATTGAATTGGATATTGATGGGCAGCGACGTCAGCAGGGCAGTGTAGCCATGATGATGTACTCACCAGCTTTCATTTTGGAGCAACTGCGGGAATTTATAACACTAGAGGACGGCGATATTGTGATGACAGGGACGCCCAAAGGTGTCGGAGAGGTGGTCGCCGGGTCGGTGTTCGAGGCCAGGGTTAAGCAAGATGGTAAATTGCTGACCAGTCAAAAATGGCAAGCTCAATAA